The region CCTTTACGTTGCCCGAAAAGGAATCCTTGAGCAAATCCTGCCCGGCTCCGTACAGGCCCTGTTTCTTGGCGACTTGGGTCCCCTCCATGAAGGCATCAAAGGCGAGCTTGTGAATTTTCTCGGAATCTTCTCCCAGCGTGTGCGTCATGAGGATCGCTATGTCGTCCCCCGTGTGCCCGATATAGGAGTCGATCACCATTCCCTTACCCTGCTTCCTGACAACCTCCTTTACCCTCTCCATCAAGCCGCTGCTGGGCATTATATGCCCCCCGATTGACCCGATATCCGCCTTGATGAGTGATATTGTGACTTTCATTTACGCCTCCTTTTTTCTTTTTTTCCCGTACCAGTCCACAAAAGCTTCTATGCCCTTTTCAACACTCCACTTCGGGTTGTACCCCAGCTCCTCTCTCGCCCTGGATATGTCAGCGTAGGTAACCATCATGTCGCCGGGTTGGTGGGGGAGCAGTTCGGCACGCGCCTTCTTTCCCGTCGCACGCTCGATCATTGAGACAAGCTCGAGAAGGTCCGTTACCTTCGACTCTCCGAGATTGTAGATCCTGTATCCACCCATATTGTTCATGGAAAGAAT is a window of Deltaproteobacteria bacterium DNA encoding:
- a CDS encoding fructose 1,6-bisphosphatase, with the translated sequence MKVTISLIKADIGSIGGHIMPSSGLMERVKEVVRKQGKGMVIDSYIGHTGDDIAILMTHTLGEDSEKIHKLAFDAFMEGTQVAKKQGLYGAGQDLLKDSFSGNVKGMGPAVAEMEIEERPNEPFLAFAADKTDPGAYNLPF